One genomic window of Glycine soja cultivar W05 chromosome 9, ASM419377v2, whole genome shotgun sequence includes the following:
- the LOC114368247 gene encoding putative cyclin-A3-1, with protein MPRALTSRSTVSLTFRNDYLCAMERKRRPMLNYMDRVQHMVTVNMRGIFMDWLVEVVVEYKLLSKTLNLSMSYIDRFLSVNPMSKSRLQLLDVSSMLIASKYEEVNPPGVDKFYSITNNTYEKAEEE; from the exons ATGCCTAGGGCTTTGACAAGCCGGTCCACTGTAAGCCTCACGTTCCGAAATGACTATCTTTGTGCAATGGAG AGAAAGAGAAGACCAATGCTTAACTACATGGATAGAGTTCAACACATGGTTACTGTAAACATGAGAGGAATCTTTATGGATTGGTTAGTGGAAGTTGTTGTAGAGTACAAGCTTCTCTCAAAAACCCTTAATCTCTCTATGTCATACATTGATAGGTTTTTGTCTGTTAATCCTATGAGCAAATCGAGGCTTCAATTGCTTGATGTTTCTTCCATGCTCATTGCTTC GAAGTATGAGGAAGTTAATCCACCCGGTGTTGACAAATTCTATAGCATCACTAATAACACTTATGAAAAGGCAGAG GAAGAGTGA